The window TGAACTATTCGATTGATTGCACTGACATCGATTCAAATCTAAGCAAGGTTGGTCATGATCATCTAGGCAGGTCTTAACACACTTATCAGTTCTCACCTTATCTAGATTATCATGGCTTGTCCAACATTTGCAATCTGCTTCACAGTTTGGTGGGGCGCGAATAATGGTTTGGGTGGTGGTAAGATCTAAATTAAAGGTAGCGGAAGATGAGTCAGTGCTGAAAGTTAACTCAGTTGTTGTTTCCATTTCACAGCCTAGTGGAGACTTTATGTAGCCCAATGAACATTCACAGATCTCCGGTGCCACACATTTGCCATTCTCGCAGCCTTGAGTACACTTGGGCTCACAGAGATTGGGTGTCGCTGACATTGTAAAACCATCTAGACACGTACACTCCTCAGGTCCAGTGCAAATGCCATTTACACACTGCTCACAGCTGGGCAGACAGTTTAGATAGCCAGTGGAGTAATCGGGCCTATATCCTAAATGGCAGACGCAAATATCTGGTGCCAGACAATCTCCGTTTTTGCAATTCTTACAAATTGGATCGCATATATCTTGCGAGTTATTCCTGAAGCTATATCCCTCACTACAGACACAAGTCTCTGGCGCACTGCAATGCCCATTTAAGCAGTGCCTCGAACATTGAGGATCACAGATATTGTTGGGACTCATAAGGTAACCAATCTTGCAACGGCACGTCCCAGGGTTGGTGCATATGGAATTTAATGGACATCCTTCATCACACTTGGGCCCACATTTGCCACTCTCATCTATTTTCTCATAGCCGGGAAAACATTCACAAACATTGGGTCCGGTGCATTGTGCATAATCCGGACACTTACTCGGGCAATGGGGTTGGCAAAGTTCTCCATCCTTGATGTAGCCCGAATCGCATTCACATCGATTCGGTTCGATGCAGAAGCTATGCTCAGGACAACTATTAGGGCAAATGGGTTGACAAGAGGTGCTATTTGCCTGATTAGAATACCCCTctaagcactggcaactattGGGACTTACACACTGGCTGTGCTTCTCACACTTGGGCTCACAAACTGGTTGACATTGGCCATTACCAACATCTGCATAATTCTCGTTGCAGGAGCAAATATTGGGTTCTGTACAGGAACTGTTCTCGCCGCAATCGGTTTCACACACAGGCAAACAGAAGTCGGATTCAATAGTTTTGGCGTATCCCACTTCACACTGGCAAATCTCTGGCTCGGAACAGAAGCTGTGGTCACCACATCCTTTCGAGCAATCGGGAACACAACTACCAGAGTCGTTTATCCTACTGTAACCTTCGTTGCAGGCACATTGCCCCGGTTCTTTGCAGTATTCGTACTTGCCACAGTCAGCACAAATAGGATGGCAATCATCACCTTCATAGTTGGGCTTACAGTCACATATTTCTGAAGCCGCACATAGTCGATTTCCAGAACATCCATTCGAGCATTTTGGTTGACAATTGTCTATTGGCCCATCGTATCC is drawn from Drosophila willistoni isolate 14030-0811.24 chromosome 2R unlocalized genomic scaffold, UCI_dwil_1.1 Seg167, whole genome shotgun sequence and contains these coding sequences:
- the LOC111518561 gene encoding multiple epidermal growth factor-like domains protein 11 produces the protein MTKSLWSSVILTLAFLFGVAYAYNGHVCSINVQVQSGSHHVYKPVTVSYQKYSWLYGYQTKYRTEFRWIAEPRYRNDQKYVCCNGYDGPIDNCQPKCSNGCSGNRLCAASEICDCKPNYEGDDCHPICADCGKYEYCKEPGQCACNEGYSRINDSGSCVPDCSKGCGDHSFCSEPEICQCEVGYAKTIESDFCLPVCETDCGENSSCTEPNICSCNENYADVGNGQCQPVCEPKCEKHSQCVSPNSCQCLEGYSNQANSTSCQPICPNSCPEHSFCIEPNRCECDSGYIKDGELCQPHCPSKCPDYAQCTGPNVCECFPGYEKIDESGKCGPKCDEGCPLNSICTNPGTCRCKIGYLMSPNNICDPQCSRHCLNGHCSAPETCVCSEGYSFRNNSQDICDPICKNCKNGDCLAPDICVCHLGYRPDYSTGYLNCLPSCEQCVNGICTGPEECTCLDGFTMSATPNLCEPKCTQGCENGKCVAPEICECSLGYIKSPLGCEMETTTELTFSTDSSSATFNLDLTTTQTIIRAPPNCEADCKCWTSHDNLDKVRTDKCVKTCLDDHDQPCLDLNRCQCNQSNSSILCDAEDSDDKLQYICAIKMPVEKSLKVESQKKTVSSHWLSIFGILCGIIMTTGLIGALIYYKSKVNIAGDAIYVDVE